The Chloroflexota bacterium genome has a segment encoding these proteins:
- a CDS encoding cyclic nucleotide-binding domain-containing protein: MTATPTGVSSHWLFSGLSPGDLAPVVSQAKEVRFLPGQVVFREGEAADGLYVVVAGQIRVAAENKNGETQIAVAGRNGIVGEMGVLDGQPRSGTATSVGVSAAYFVPAAPFLEVLARSTLLGMRLLAVLARKMRDTNSTLADLAGLGGDEAPTEIHAPSRQSPGAHALRPRTEVDEYLTTALPMMERLDEEYRSWMRNASEDARTLSLSRDSDGQHAAVYLWRVTKDTRDFTLMPVPKAVRRFHEAYVLCLEAREKAAQVYKEAAEVAPVRNPTAGIAEANRRILEAERQWTRAWTARQEMEGGLSATR; this comes from the coding sequence ATGACAGCAACTCCGACCGGAGTAAGCAGCCACTGGCTCTTTTCCGGCTTGTCGCCGGGAGACCTGGCGCCCGTCGTTTCTCAAGCCAAGGAAGTTCGTTTCCTTCCCGGGCAGGTCGTGTTTCGTGAAGGGGAAGCGGCCGACGGGCTCTACGTCGTCGTGGCCGGGCAGATCCGCGTGGCCGCGGAGAACAAGAACGGAGAGACCCAGATCGCCGTGGCCGGGCGCAACGGTATCGTAGGGGAAATGGGTGTGCTGGACGGTCAGCCGCGCTCCGGGACCGCGACGTCTGTTGGCGTCTCTGCCGCCTACTTCGTGCCTGCCGCCCCCTTCCTCGAGGTTCTCGCGCGATCGACGCTGTTGGGGATGCGGCTGTTGGCCGTTCTCGCGCGAAAGATGCGCGATACGAATTCGACGTTGGCCGATCTGGCCGGACTCGGTGGCGACGAGGCCCCCACCGAGATTCACGCCCCGTCGCGGCAGTCGCCAGGCGCGCATGCGCTCCGCCCGCGAACCGAAGTCGATGAGTATCTCACCACAGCATTGCCGATGATGGAGCGCCTCGACGAAGAGTACCGGAGCTGGATGCGCAACGCGTCGGAGGATGCGCGCACCCTGTCGCTGTCGCGCGATTCCGATGGTCAACACGCGGCGGTCTATCTCTGGCGGGTAACGAAAGACACGCGCGACTTTACTCTGATGCCCGTGCCGAAAGCCGTGCGCCGGTTTCACGAGGCATATGTTCTGTGTCTGGAAGCGCGCGAGAAGGCCGCGCAGGTCTACAAGGAGGCGGCCGAGGTCGCGCCCGTCAGGAATCCGACCGCGGGCATAGCCGAGGCGAACCGCCGCATCCTCGAAGCGGAGAGGCAGTGGACCCGCGCGTGGACCGCGCGGCAGGAGATGGAAGGCGGACTCAGCGCGACCCGGTGA